Genomic DNA from Magnolia sinica isolate HGM2019 chromosome 4, MsV1, whole genome shotgun sequence:
ATTCAATATCATAGTCGACAAACAATGAGTTGGTAGTGTCAATATAAAATATtgatgatttgcaattcaatatCACAGTCGACATAAAATGAGTTTGCAGTGTCACCACCACCAGGCCTAGAACTCTTATCATGAAAAATGTTATTCAAGTTTCCAGAGAAAGCAGCAGTAAGTCTACCGACAACTTATGAGAAACAATAATGCTTCTTGGATCTGACCTTCTTGGACTAAAAGAGAATCAACCCAACATCATACCTGTACTTAGCTGAGCGAGGATCTTGATCAAGATGGTACTGTAAATATGATAGATCTTGGACGTCTGTATAGAAATCGAGATTGAAAGCTGCAAGAGATATGGAGACTTCAGTGGTATGTAATACTTGATATATGTTCTTACAAAATACAAATGGTTTTTAAATCTGCCAAAGTAGAAAGCTTTGACCATACCTAGCTTCCCATAACTCTCAATAAGATCGATCTTAGACAAGACGTTGATGTGTGGGAGTTCCAGATGTAACATGGTTGACAGGGAGAGAAGCAATGCACTCACGTACTTTCCGGGATCACTGCAAAGATGGGCATCAACTAAGTGTACGGCAGTCAACTGCACAACATGAAAGAATTCACTGAGATTCCATTTGGTACCATGAGGACCTTAACGTTCTGAATTAGCAGATTGACCACAATTTGCAAAACATAGTCACATAATCATACCCTCAGGTTCATCTTCTTTATGAGTTTTGAGATGactttctttgcatttgaatGAAGAAAGAACAGCTCAACTTGGCCAGGAAAATCAAATAGAAGGTAGTGATCTGCAAGGTTGAAGCGTTGTAATTACAGAAACTAGTCAAAAAGTTGGTAAAATGTGGCCTTGGatatttcttttatgaatttgatAAATTGTTGACTAGATAAGCGTAAATGACAAACATGTATCACCACAAACGAAGTTGCAATGATCAGCGGAAGTTCCTAAACTCTATGACAAAGAATCCAACAATCATCTTGAAAGCAAATCTGTTCATCCAAAAGTCAAAACTATCACAAAAACAACTCAGGACAGGATATAAGACAGCATTTGTTGAAAATACAGTATTTCGATTGTGTGCTAAGGTCACCCATGAGACAATTTATCTAGGAATTAGGATTCTTGAATAAGGATGATGGGTTAGACAGCCTCGACTCCTACttttagttttgcaccattttcaAATCAGTGGTGACCATCCTCAGATGTGGCACTGATGTACACTATCCTGAGCCTCCAAATTATCGGTCTGATTGTGGATAGGGCATATGCATATCTCTAAACTCACactgatcaagaaatcctaaccatccggttaatagctatcaaatgaatggttaaaagatATAGTGAGTGGttcaaattcaaatgaaaaatcagatttttaacATTATCTTTAGTTTTCATTTATGCTCCATGCACAGATGGGACAGGGATTCAGGCAGTCTGGATCACTATACAACTATGCCATGTCTACAGTTGACGAGTCACCACCATTGTAAAAATGATGCACCATTGTAAAAATGATGCAAAACTAAGATAGGGGACTAGCCTACCAATGAAATACTGCAATCTAGTAAAAAAGAGAGGTGTTTTGTTCCAAATTAAAATGGTAGAAAAAATAATGTTGTGAGCAACTATAAGGTTTTTCATGCAACCAATTCCAATGCGGCATTTCAGCCTTCCACTCCTCGGTCCATCCTAAAAAATTATGCTTTCTAGTTTGGAGTCGCTAGAGCAACAGAGTTATTACATTATGAACTCCAGCTAAATCAACACCTTACTCGAAAATTCAAATCATGCCTGAGCATAAATTTGATCTGGCGGAATCCTAGTCAGCATCTATGAACCATGAGTAGAGAAAAAGAACAGAAACATTCAATAAATAATAAACTTGAATTGAAGACTAATCAGCCCAATAAAGAATAAACTTGAATTGAAGATTCATCAACCCCTATAAACTACTAGAGAAGATGTGAAAACCTTTTGAAAGAAGCAAAAGGCAATGAGAAGTTAATTTGCATATTTTCGGTGGGGATTGAATCCACAATAACCAATTGAGCTATAGGTTTGAGATCTGCTCAATATATGCAAATTACCATTTACAAGAAGCTCCAACCCAAGTATACTATGCAGCCTTCTCCAAATCAGACACGAAGAATATATGCAAAACATCATTTACAAGAGTATAGAtgcctgtttttttttaaaaaaaaatctcaattctAACCTTTAAGAAGAGGCTCCAATTTAGACTCTAACCAGTCAATATTCTTCTCCAAGTAATCCATACAATACACTAGACCTGGTTGACATGTAAGATGAAAATTTACATTTAGcatcaagaagaaaaaaaaaatcaacaatcaCAAATAGAAGTATACAAGTATATACACTGACATACAGGGGAAATTCCGGAACTTCCAGCAGGTGAACAAAATTCCATAGTGCCAAGATGTGCAAGGAATATATATTCAGGAACTTCCCATACATCTCACAGGTGATTTGTGGTGGAAAAAGTGGGAAAACAGAAGTCCGCTTAATGTGGTGTCTGTTTTCCACACTGGCCCACATGCAAATCATGCCATGTTGGCTTGGAAGTCCCACAAACCATTATTTGGCACTGCATCCAAATGCCACCCAAATTACACGACTTTATTACCATACCAATTTGAGGAAGAATTACAAAAATGTTAAAAATCTTGACTGACCTCCATTAGGACCAAGAGAATGTTCCAGCATTACATCACTGAGTTTTATGAGATCCTCAATATTCACAGCACATTCATACCTATATCTCATGTAAAGGAAGGCAATGCACTGCAAAGAATAAAATCCCTGAATATTTCCTTCGACCACATTTTAATAGTATGATCCAACAAAAACAAGAACATTGTAAAATCTAATGTGGAGAGGATACGGCAATGCATCATTTGCTGGATCCAAATTGATAACAGCCACTTTCCTGCAAGGCGAACGGTATCTCTCATGGTCACATGGTGGAATAGTCAATCAATTTTGTTGCGAATATACTGGATGAATATAGATGTCACATAATGGTAGAGTTTAACAaatcattagattttttaaatGATAGTAGATGGCCATTAAGGTATAACTCTGTCATAAACTCCACCTTTTTTGAACaatggaaaataaattctatTAATAATAAGGAATTAAGGATAATGACAAGAATGGACAATAGTGGAAAAGAAATTCTCTTAGTAATAAGGATACTGTTAAGGGAATTTCATGGCAAAATTCCTTAGAAATtcggattttaccaaataatgcctatATGGAAGAGAAATTAGCTGGAAGTGCTATTTGAGTAAACTTACCTAAACAGCCTCGCTtagttttttctttaaaaagtggtGTATTggaaattgtggggcccacgagataTATGTCTAACCTCTAACCCATCCAACAGAAACACCACACAATATTCCCATACGGACCAAAAATCGGGCAAATCCAATGATAATATGGGCCAGACCATTAAAACTAACATACATCACTCAAAACCATTCAAATTCATCTATAGTCAAATGGATAGGATGTTATTGCACGGGCTCCACAATTCTCGACTTTATTGccttttatagtaaaaataatataacaattaaaaataaataaacaagggCACTTTGGTATTTTCTCCTCATAAAAAGCATCTCCCTAGAATTTTGTTTCATCCAGGCATTCTTCAGCAAAATGCATATTTCTAAagaattttgcagtaaaaatccGTAATAATAATgcctttgaaaaaaataataattataaggaTAATAACAGGAGTGGACGAGAGTGGAAGAGAGCACCGTTGAACCAGAAAAACAGTAAAGGAATCTCACCCAGGATGAATCATGTGGTGGAGTCATACCAATCTCTCCTCAAAGCAATCCCATCACATGATGGTTAGGAAAAATTTGTATCGTTTCATCAATCTATGGCCATTAAGCATTTAcatgtttatttaatatataaTAGTGGGTATGGTATGTGCATTCCACGTACACAAAGgccgggagagagagagagagagagagagagagagagagagagagagagggtgtgtgtGTGGGTTATATGCGGGGAGAGAGAGCGTGTGTGGAATCCAAAGAGAGAGGAGACGTTGTGGGCTACATGTAGAGAAGAGATAGGGGGCGTTGGCTAAACAAGGGGAAGCATGCCCTGAGAGAAGAAAATCGTCACAGCTCATGACAGTAAGCTGGTAAAATCTGATCCATGGGTTGATTAGCATGCAGAAATATGCAATGACTAAATACCTCCCCTATTTTCCAAATCCCTTCTCATGTCCCTTTTAATGTTGAAGTTCATGACTATCCTACGAGTAATTGCATGGGTAAATTTGTCCAAACCCACTCGTGTTATGTATAGGGGAGAAAAAAGATCCCAAAACAAAACCTTATGCATAGCCAAGAGGCCATACACCAGTCCAGCCCATATATGTTAGGATGTTA
This window encodes:
- the LOC131242679 gene encoding GPN-loop GTPase QQT1 isoform X2; this translates as MVFGQVVIGPPGSGKTTYCNGMSQFLKLIGRKVAVINLDPANDALPYECAVNIEDLIKLSDVMLEHSLGPNGGLVYCMDYLEKNIDWLESKLEPLLKDHYLLFDFPGQVELFFLHSNAKKVISKLIKKMNLRLTAVHLVDAHLCSDPGKYVSALLLSLSTMLHLELPHINVLSKIDLIESYGKLAFNLDFYTDVQDLSYLQYHLDQDPRSAKYRKLTKELCEVIEDFHLVNFTTLDIQDKESVGNLVKLIDKSNGYIFVGIEGSVVEFSKIAAAPLDWDYYRYP
- the LOC131242679 gene encoding GPN-loop GTPase QQT1 isoform X4, whose protein sequence is MVFGQVVIGPPGSGKTTYCNGMSQFLKLIGRKVAVINLDPANDALPYECAVNIEDLIKLSDVMLEHSLGPNGGLVYCMDYLEKNIDWLESKLEPLLKDHYLLFDFPGQVELFFLHSNAKKVISKLIKKMNLRLTAVHLVDAHLCSDPGKYVSALLLSLSTMLHLELPHINVLSKIDLIESYGKLAFNLDFYTDVQDLSYLQYHLDQDPRSAKYSRYIPDKSLVDIGMANKLKMESLMCTKGTGLLSCKLLFY
- the LOC131242679 gene encoding GPN-loop GTPase QQT1 isoform X3, giving the protein MRYRYECAVNIEDLIKLSDVMLEHSLGPNGGLVYCMDYLEKNIDWLESKLEPLLKDHYLLFDFPGQVELFFLHSNAKKVISKLIKKMNLRLTAVHLVDAHLCSDPGKYVSALLLSLSTMLHLELPHINVLSKIDLIESYGKLAFNLDFYTDVQDLSYLQYHLDQDPRSAKYRKLTKELCEVIEDFHLVNFTTLDIQDKESVGNLVKLIDKSNGYIFVGIEGSVVEFSKIAAAPLDWDYYRAAAVQEKYMKDDDDYSD
- the LOC131242679 gene encoding GPN-loop GTPase QQT1 isoform X1 translates to MVFGQVVIGPPGSGKTTYCNGMSQFLKLIGRKVAVINLDPANDALPYECAVNIEDLIKLSDVMLEHSLGPNGGLVYCMDYLEKNIDWLESKLEPLLKDHYLLFDFPGQVELFFLHSNAKKVISKLIKKMNLRLTAVHLVDAHLCSDPGKYVSALLLSLSTMLHLELPHINVLSKIDLIESYGKLAFNLDFYTDVQDLSYLQYHLDQDPRSAKYRKLTKELCEVIEDFHLVNFTTLDIQDKESVGNLVKLIDKSNGYIFVGIEGSVVEFSKIAAAPLDWDYYRAAAVQEKYMKDDDDYSD